In a genomic window of Chrysemys picta bellii isolate R12L10 chromosome 1, ASM1138683v2, whole genome shotgun sequence:
- the LOC135984384 gene encoding olfactory receptor 52D1-like, giving the protein MAAFNLSPFDPSTFFLTGIPGLEAAHVWISIPFSMFYIISLLGNFTILFVVSKEQTLHKPMYLLLCMLALTDIGMSTSVVPKALCIFWFNLTSITVGGCLTQMFFLHAISAMQSALLVTMAFDRYIAICDPLRYATILTNTRIAKLGLVGLIRAVLFVLPLPLFLSRQPFCANHIIPNTYCDHIAVAKISCGDTTVNRMYALVVGLVCTGLDLTLIALSYILIIRALFRISSKKTHQKALNTCTAHIFVMLMFYPPFIFSSLTHRYGQGIAPHIHIMLGNLYFVAPPILNPIIYGAKTKELRDKVCKYSYRR; this is encoded by the coding sequence ATGGCAGCTTTCAACCTATCCCCTTTTGACCCTTCAACATTCTTCCTAACAGGCATCCCTGGCCTGGAAGCTGCCCATGtctggatttccatccctttctctatGTTCTACATTATCAGCCTATTGGGAAATTTCACAATTCTGTTTGTTGTAAGcaaagagcagaccctgcacaagccaatgtacctgctgctctgcatgctggcgcTCACAGACATTGGCATGTCTACCTCCGTTGTGCCAaaggcactgtgtatattttggttcaatttgacCAGTATTACTGTAGGCGGCTGCCTCACGCAGATGTTCTTCCTTCATGCAATTTCTGCTATGCAGTCAGCCCTCCTTGTGACAATGGCCTTCGATCGCTACATTGCCATATGTGACCCCCTGAGATATGCCACCATCCTCACTAACACACGGATAGCTAAGCTAGGTCTAGTGGGTTTGATAAGAGCTGTTCTCTTTGTTCTGCCCCTGCCTCTGTTCCTGAGCAGGCAGCCATTCTGTGCCAACCACATTATCCCAAACACATACTGCGATCACATAGCTGTTGCAAAGATTTCATGTGGGGATACCACAGTCAACAGGATGTACGCCTTGGTGGTAGGGCTTGTATGCACTGGGTTAGACCTGACACTCATTGCCCTGTCCTACATTCTGATAATCAGGGCCCTCTTCAGAATATCCTCAAAGAAAACCCACCAGAAAGCCCtcaacacctgcacagcccaTATTTTTGTGATGTTGATGTTTTATCCTCCCTTCATCTTCTCTTCTCTGACACATCGGTATGGTCAGGGCATTGCTCCCCACATTCACATCATGTTGGGCAATCTCTATTTTGTTGCCCCCCCCATACTCAACCCTATCATTTATGGGGCCAAAACCAAAGAGCTTCGTGACAAAGTGTGCAAATACAGCTACAGAAGGTGA
- the LOC135972213 gene encoding olfactory receptor 52P1-like has protein sequence MAAFNLTPSEPSTFILMGIPGLEAAHIWISIPFATFYIVGLLENVTLLFVVSKEQTLHKPMYLLLCMLALTDIATSTSVVPKALCIFWFNLKGITVGGCLTQMFFLHTVAVMHSTVLVTMAFDRYIAICNPLRYATILTKGRIAKLGFLGLIKAVLFILPMPLLLNTLPFCSNHVIPHTHCEPIAVAKISCGDITVNRMYGLVIVFVVVGLDLMFIALSYGLIIRALLRISSKKAYEKALNTCTAHICVMITCYTSGFFSPLIHRFGQGIAPHVHILLADLYFLIPPMLNPIIYGVKTKELRDKVGKYTCRM, from the coding sequence ATGGCAGCTTTCAACCTCACCCCCTCTGAGCCTTCAACATTCATCCTAATGGGCATCCCTGGCCTGGAAGCTGCCCATAtctggatttccatccctttcGCTACTTTCTACATTGTTGGCCTGTTGGAAAATGTTACACTTCTGTTTGTTGTAAGCAAAGAGCAGACCCTCCACAAGCCAATGTACttgctgctctgcatgctggcacTCACAGATATCGCCACATCTACCTCCGTCGTGCCGaaggcactgtgtatattttggttcaatttgaaaggcattactgtgggtggctgcctcacccagatgttcttccttCACACAGTTGCTGTTATGCACTCAACCGTCCTTGTGACAATGGCCTTTGATCGCTACATTGCCATATGTAACCCTCTGAGATACGCCACCATCCTCACCAAAGGACGAATAGCTAAGCTAGGGTTTCTAGGTTTGATCAAAGCTGTTCTCTTCATTCTGCCTATGCCCCTTCTCCTGAACACATTGCCATTCTGTTCCAACCATGTTATCCCCCACACGCACTGCGAACCTATAGCTGTGGCAAAGATATCGTGTGGGGATATTACAGTCAACAGGATGTATGGCTTAGTGATAGTGTTTGTAGTTGTAGGGTTAGACCTGATGTTCATTGCCCTTTCCTATGGTCTAATCATCAGGGCCCTCCTCAGAATATCCTCCAAGAAAGCCTACGAGAAAGCCCtcaacacctgcacagcccacatctgtgtgatgATTACGTGTTATACTTCTGGCTTCTTCTCCCCTCTCATACACCGATTCGGTCAGGGCATCGCTCCCCATGTTCACATCCTATTGGCTGACCTCTATTTCCTCATCCCCCCCATGCTCAACCCTATTATTTATGGggtcaaaaccaaagagcttcGTGACAAAGTGGGCAAATACACCTGCAGAATGTGA